In Flavobacterium lacustre, a genomic segment contains:
- a CDS encoding response regulator, producing the protein MIIDSSSVKKVIENKILIVDDHPFIIEGYKNAITRYNPSEYDFSITQAKDCESAYHIITDPNIQAFDIAFLDISMPAYEEKNIYSGEDLAKLILEYMPNCRIILLTMYTELLKIKTIIKTINPNGLVIKNDLTFDELLFAFDKVIKNETYYSQSVQKMLNQSEHDAIEIDQFDEQILFHISKGTKTTEMTQYIPISLSAIERRKLNLKELLKLQDGSDIDLVREAKNKGLLF; encoded by the coding sequence ATGATAATTGATTCATCATCTGTCAAAAAGGTAATTGAAAATAAAATATTAATTGTTGATGATCATCCTTTTATTATTGAAGGTTATAAAAATGCTATAACTAGGTATAATCCAAGTGAATATGACTTTTCTATAACGCAAGCTAAAGATTGCGAATCCGCATATCACATAATTACAGACCCAAATATTCAGGCTTTTGACATTGCTTTTTTAGATATAAGTATGCCTGCTTATGAAGAGAAAAATATCTACTCCGGGGAGGATTTGGCAAAATTAATTTTAGAATACATGCCAAATTGCAGAATCATTTTGCTAACTATGTATACCGAATTGTTAAAAATAAAAACAATTATCAAAACCATTAATCCTAATGGACTTGTAATAAAAAATGATTTAACGTTCGACGAGTTGCTTTTTGCTTTTGATAAAGTCATAAAAAACGAAACATATTACAGTCAATCGGTTCAAAAAATGTTAAACCAGTCGGAACACGACGCTATAGAAATTGATCAATTTGATGAGCAGATTCTATTTCATATATCAAAAGGAACAAAAACCACTGAAATGACACAGTATATTCCAATCTCTTTAAGTGCCATCGAAAGAAGGAAATTAAACCTGAAAGAATTATTGAAATTGCAAGATGGAAGTGATATTGACTTGGTTCGTGAGGCTAAAAATAAAGGATTGTTATTCTAA
- a CDS encoding tetratricopeptide repeat-containing sensor histidine kinase, translating into MKSTHYIYIVLLFLFISIFFSCNKINEVNTDINTSQDSLSKYLSLANDFSLPVKKRLENNQKAFAIIIEQPNDSLNKVNLFKVANRYYNMDNWYYFEETVNIVLEKSKLSNDTINIAKAFTYLGDYYGAKAVSDTAFMYYFKAEKMFIKLSDNYNLSKTRLNKALLQFNESDFSGSEISVFKALGVVKGEKANDIKYESYNLLGVIYNETGEYDRALVYQNRALASIDDKVIPSVFQSKATSLNNLGYIYQNLVKHKQAIPYFQQGLDQANLINDKPSLYAMLLDNLAYSRYKIGESRGLPELFFKSLKIRDSLQLTSGIILNKIHLSEYFASKKDTIKAIRYSKEALETARKSKNFRNALAPLKRLAIIEPKKAVEYTKEYIHINDSLQKADRKTEDKFTRIEYETDEIKNENSDLVVQNRNIVYFFSIITILGLFTFIIRTQKAKHRELMFKQQQQKANEEIYNLMISQQNTIETNRVKEKKRVARELHDGVLGRMFGVRINLDSLNTITDDMAIVQRNSYLTELKNIEQDIREISHDLNREKSELINNFVAIVNDLFEEQKKTYKLVFVPTVDSAIKWELISNTIKINLYRIIQEALQNINKYANANSVKIDIKKENDDLILIISDDGIGFNVKTAKKGIGLQNILFRANECEGTVDMQSNKGEGTIITLKVPIKK; encoded by the coding sequence TTGAAAAGTACTCATTACATATATATTGTTTTATTATTTCTATTTATTTCTATTTTCTTTAGTTGTAATAAAATAAATGAAGTAAATACTGATATTAATACTTCTCAGGATAGTTTGTCCAAGTATCTATCATTAGCAAATGATTTTAGTTTACCAGTTAAAAAAAGGTTAGAAAATAATCAAAAAGCATTCGCTATTATAATTGAGCAGCCTAATGATTCATTGAATAAGGTGAATTTATTTAAAGTTGCCAATCGTTATTATAATATGGATAATTGGTATTATTTTGAAGAAACTGTAAATATAGTTTTAGAAAAATCAAAGTTGAGTAATGATACAATAAATATAGCTAAAGCTTTTACATATTTAGGGGATTATTATGGCGCAAAAGCTGTTTCCGATACTGCTTTTATGTATTATTTCAAAGCAGAAAAAATGTTTATTAAGCTTAGTGATAATTATAATTTATCTAAAACTCGATTAAATAAGGCATTATTGCAATTTAATGAAAGTGATTTTTCAGGAAGTGAAATATCAGTTTTTAAAGCTTTGGGAGTAGTAAAAGGGGAAAAAGCTAATGACATTAAATATGAATCTTATAATCTTTTAGGGGTCATATATAATGAGACTGGAGAATACGATAGAGCTTTAGTTTATCAAAATAGAGCTCTTGCAAGTATTGATGATAAGGTGATACCATCTGTATTTCAATCAAAAGCCACTTCCTTAAATAATCTTGGATATATATATCAGAATCTTGTCAAGCACAAGCAGGCTATACCTTATTTTCAACAAGGATTAGATCAAGCAAATTTAATTAATGATAAGCCATCGTTATATGCCATGCTACTTGATAATTTGGCATATTCAAGATATAAGATTGGTGAATCCAGAGGACTGCCAGAATTGTTTTTTAAATCACTGAAAATAAGGGATAGCCTTCAATTGACATCTGGAATTATTCTTAATAAAATTCATTTGTCGGAATATTTTGCTTCTAAGAAAGATACAATTAAAGCGATAAGATATTCAAAAGAAGCTCTTGAGACAGCCAGAAAATCAAAAAATTTTAGAAATGCTTTAGCTCCGCTCAAAAGGTTAGCTATTATTGAGCCTAAAAAAGCAGTTGAATATACAAAAGAGTATATTCATATAAACGACAGTCTCCAAAAAGCAGATCGAAAAACAGAGGATAAATTCACCCGTATAGAATATGAAACGGATGAAATTAAAAATGAAAATTCTGATTTAGTTGTTCAAAATAGAAACATAGTTTATTTTTTTAGTATTATTACTATTCTTGGATTGTTCACGTTTATTATCAGAACACAAAAAGCAAAGCATAGAGAACTCATGTTTAAGCAACAGCAACAAAAAGCAAATGAGGAAATCTACAATTTAATGATTTCCCAACAAAATACTATAGAAACGAATAGAGTCAAGGAGAAAAAAAGAGTAGCTCGGGAACTGCATGACGGGGTTTTGGGCAGAATGTTTGGTGTGCGAATTAATTTAGACAGTTTGAATACCATTACTGATGATATGGCTATTGTTCAAAGAAATAGTTACTTGACCGAATTGAAAAATATTGAACAGGATATTCGTGAAATTTCCCATGATTTGAATAGAGAAAAGTCGGAATTAATTAATAACTTCGTCGCCATAGTTAATGATTTATTTGAAGAACAAAAAAAGACTTATAAATTAGTATTTGTTCCAACAGTTGATTCAGCCATTAAATGGGAATTGATAAGTAATACTATAAAAATTAATTTATACCGAATTATTCAGGAAGCATTACAGAATATTAATAAGTATGCTAACGCAAATAGTGTTAAAATTGATATCAAAAAAGAAAATGATGATTTGATTTTAATAATTAGTGATGATGGAATTGGATTTAATGTAAAGACTGCCAAAAAAGGAATTGGTCTTCAGAATATACTTTTTAGAGCCAATGAATGTGAAGGTACTGTCGATATGCAATCAAATAAAGGAGAAGGAACAATTATAACACTCAAAGTCCCAATAAAAAAATAA
- a CDS encoding 3-oxoacyl-ACP reductase: MKKAILTFGLFSLMMVLTSFTSPEMSNTSKVENKISVDLVGGASAGGNKKVDLVGGASAGGNKKVDLVGGASAGGNKKVDLVGGASAGGNKKVD, from the coding sequence ATGAAAAAAGCAATCTTAACATTCGGTTTATTCTCTTTAATGATGGTATTAACTTCATTTACTTCACCTGAAATGTCCAATACATCTAAAGTAGAAAATAAAATTTCTGTTGATTTAGTAGGAGGAGCTTCTGCAGGAGGAAACAAAAAAGTAGACCTAGTAGGAGGAGCTTCAGCAGGAGGAAATAAGAAAGTAGATTTAGTAGGAGGAGCTTCAGCAGGAGGAAATAAAAAAGTGGACTTAGTAGGAGGCGCTTCAGCAGGAGGAAATAAGAAAGTAGACTAA
- a CDS encoding LytR/AlgR family response regulator transcription factor codes for MNYSYIIIDDDQESVLKTKAIADGFSELSFVAVASNYEEGLNLILEHTPNLIFLEIDPADKSSNLSLSLINELYRYLKVIPKIIITTSNKELAFDAIRYEVFDYLLKPVSRIDVVKAVLKLEKSNVNEKPAIVPVAVESEITTPVFATPELQNESVVKGNPLILCIKSYGDYRYINAKDICYFQADNNSTDIHLNNGEMITAFKTLKHFEGILSYPFVRIHNSYIVNQRYISRIHTGNAVCYIKNTVTKLPFSKSYKSNIDMIISEFANGNYLEI; via the coding sequence ATGAATTATTCGTACATTATTATTGACGACGATCAAGAAAGTGTTTTGAAAACAAAAGCGATTGCTGATGGTTTTTCAGAGCTCTCTTTTGTGGCTGTAGCTTCAAATTATGAAGAAGGCTTGAATCTGATATTAGAGCATACCCCAAATTTAATTTTTCTCGAAATTGATCCTGCTGATAAAAGCAGCAATTTGTCCCTGTCTTTAATTAATGAATTGTATCGCTATTTAAAAGTAATTCCAAAAATCATTATTACTACTTCTAATAAAGAACTCGCTTTTGATGCCATTCGATATGAGGTTTTTGATTATCTATTGAAACCAGTATCTCGTATTGACGTTGTAAAAGCAGTACTAAAATTAGAAAAATCTAATGTAAACGAAAAGCCTGCAATTGTTCCCGTTGCTGTTGAGTCTGAGATAACAACTCCTGTATTTGCAACTCCCGAATTACAAAATGAATCTGTTGTAAAAGGGAATCCGCTTATTTTATGTATTAAGTCTTATGGAGATTATCGCTATATTAATGCAAAAGACATTTGTTATTTCCAGGCTGATAATAATTCTACAGATATTCATTTAAATAATGGTGAAATGATTACGGCTTTCAAAACATTAAAGCATTTTGAAGGAATTTTATCTTATCCGTTTGTCAGAATCCACAACAGTTATATTGTAAATCAGCGCTATATTTCTAGGATTCACACCGGAAATGCAGTATGTTACATTAAAAACACCGTTACGAAACTTCCTTTTTCTAAATCATATAAGTCAAATATTGACATGATAATTAGCGAATTTGCTAATGGGAATTATTTAGAAATTTAA
- a CDS encoding glycine--tRNA ligase, translating into MAKQEDLFKNVVSHAKEYGFIFPSSEIYDGLSAVYDYAQNGVELKKNIREYWWKAMVQMNDNIVGLDAAILMHPTTWKASGHVDAFNDPLIDNKDSKRRYRADVLIEDYAEKLNQKAIKEIEKARARFGEAFNEQEFVTTNARVMEYKAKEREILERMARSLGNEDLEDVKALIEELEIACPESGSRNWTEVRQFNLMFGTKLGASADSAMDLYLRPETAQGIFVNFLNVQKSGRMKVPFGIAQTGKAFRNEIVARQFIFRMREFEQMEMQFFVRPGDEMRWYEHWKTARLNWHLSLGLGKENYRFHDHEKLAHYANAAADIEFNFPFGFKELEGIHSRTDFDLKAHEQYSGRKLQYFDAELNQNYVPYVVETSVGLDRMFLAVFATSLKEETLEDGSTRTVLKLPAVLAPTKAAILPLVKKDGLPEIAHKIIDDLRWDFNVAYDEKDAVGRRYRRQDALGTPFCITVDHQTIEDQTVTIRHRDTMKQDRVAIADLKAIIENEVSMKNWLMKM; encoded by the coding sequence ATGGCAAAACAAGAAGATTTATTTAAGAATGTAGTTTCGCACGCAAAAGAGTACGGATTTATTTTTCCGTCAAGCGAAATATACGATGGTTTAAGTGCAGTCTATGATTATGCACAAAACGGAGTAGAATTAAAAAAGAACATACGCGAATATTGGTGGAAAGCAATGGTTCAAATGAACGATAACATTGTAGGTCTTGACGCGGCAATTTTGATGCATCCAACTACTTGGAAAGCATCTGGCCACGTTGACGCTTTTAATGATCCATTGATTGATAACAAAGATTCAAAAAGAAGATATAGAGCCGATGTTTTGATTGAAGATTATGCCGAAAAGCTAAATCAAAAAGCAATCAAGGAAATCGAAAAAGCACGCGCTCGTTTTGGTGAGGCTTTCAACGAACAGGAATTTGTTACGACAAATGCCCGTGTAATGGAGTACAAAGCTAAAGAAAGAGAAATTCTGGAAAGAATGGCACGTTCTCTTGGTAACGAAGATTTGGAAGATGTTAAAGCATTAATCGAAGAATTAGAAATTGCTTGTCCGGAATCAGGTTCTAGAAATTGGACCGAAGTGCGTCAATTCAACTTGATGTTTGGAACAAAACTTGGAGCTTCTGCTGATTCGGCTATGGATTTATATTTGCGTCCGGAAACAGCTCAAGGTATTTTTGTTAACTTCCTCAATGTTCAAAAATCAGGAAGAATGAAAGTTCCTTTTGGAATTGCCCAAACCGGAAAAGCGTTTAGAAATGAAATCGTTGCGAGACAATTTATTTTCCGTATGCGTGAGTTTGAACAAATGGAAATGCAGTTTTTTGTGCGTCCAGGCGATGAAATGAGATGGTACGAACATTGGAAAACAGCTAGGCTTAACTGGCATTTGTCATTAGGACTTGGAAAAGAAAATTACCGTTTTCATGATCACGAAAAATTAGCTCATTACGCTAATGCCGCTGCGGATATTGAATTTAATTTTCCTTTTGGATTCAAAGAATTAGAAGGAATTCACTCCAGAACTGATTTTGATTTGAAAGCTCACGAACAATATTCTGGTAGAAAATTACAATATTTCGATGCTGAATTGAACCAGAATTATGTTCCTTATGTGGTAGAAACTTCAGTAGGATTAGACAGAATGTTCTTGGCTGTTTTTGCGACTTCTTTAAAAGAAGAAACATTGGAAGATGGATCTACGAGAACAGTGTTGAAATTACCTGCAGTTTTAGCGCCAACAAAAGCAGCGATTTTACCATTGGTAAAAAAAGATGGCCTGCCAGAAATCGCGCATAAAATTATTGATGATTTACGTTGGGATTTCAATGTAGCATATGATGAAAAAGATGCTGTAGGAAGACGTTACAGAAGACAAGATGCGCTGGGAACACCATTTTGTATCACTGTAGATCATCAAACGATCGAAGATCAAACCGTAACGATTCGTCACAGAGATACGATGAAACAAGATCGTGTAGCTATTGCCGACTTGAAAGCAATCATTGAAAATGAAGTTTCAATGAAAAACTGGTTGATGAAAATGTAA
- a CDS encoding ComF family protein, producing MFKSIINLFFPVVCSGCKAFLLSNENVICTVCRHEIPLTNHHLNTENEALKKFYGRIPVEHASALTYFHKKGIVQEMIHSLKYRGHEEIGTVLGEWYAEDLKNLATIQSIDAIIPVPIHKKRLRERGYNQVTTFGLALSENLKIPYNSSLLKRNIYSKTQSKKNFLGRTEGIDAVFDVSFTEQDHNKHFLLIDDVITTGATLEVCSKALLKIPGAKISIVCMAMAHS from the coding sequence ATGTTCAAAAGCATTATCAATCTATTTTTTCCGGTTGTTTGTTCGGGTTGCAAAGCCTTTTTATTATCCAATGAAAATGTAATTTGTACCGTTTGCAGACACGAAATTCCGTTGACCAACCATCATTTGAATACAGAAAATGAAGCTTTAAAAAAGTTTTATGGCAGAATTCCCGTTGAACACGCTTCGGCATTAACCTATTTTCATAAAAAAGGAATTGTTCAAGAAATGATTCACAGTTTGAAATATCGTGGTCACGAGGAAATAGGCACAGTTTTAGGAGAATGGTATGCAGAAGATTTAAAAAATTTAGCAACCATACAATCCATTGATGCAATTATTCCTGTTCCCATTCATAAAAAAAGATTGCGGGAGAGAGGCTATAATCAAGTTACCACTTTTGGTTTGGCTTTATCTGAAAATCTAAAAATCCCCTACAACTCTAGTCTTTTAAAAAGAAATATATATTCAAAAACTCAATCCAAGAAAAATTTCTTGGGAAGAACCGAAGGAATCGACGCCGTTTTTGATGTTTCATTTACCGAACAAGACCATAACAAACACTTCCTGCTAATTGACGATGTGATTACTACCGGAGCAACTTTGGAAGTGTGTTCAAAAGCATTACTTAAAATTCCTGGTGCCAAAATCAGTATTGTATGTATGGCAATGGCACATTCTTAA
- a CDS encoding superoxide dismutase, which translates to MAFELPQLPYAYDALEPYIDARTMEIHHTKHHNAYITNVNAAIAGTDMEGKTIENILINLDMKNMAVRNNGGGFYNHNLYWTVMTPNGGGLPTGDLLAAIEAAFGSFEEFKASFSKAGATQFGSGWAWLCVHKGGKLDVCGTPNQDNPLMPEVGCGGTPILGMDVWEHAYYLHYQNRRPDYIEAFFNVINWTEVARRYALEK; encoded by the coding sequence ATGGCTTTTGAATTACCACAATTACCGTATGCGTATGACGCATTAGAACCTTATATTGATGCCCGTACGATGGAAATTCATCATACTAAACATCACAATGCTTACATTACTAATGTTAATGCTGCTATTGCAGGAACAGACATGGAAGGTAAGACTATCGAAAATATTTTGATTAATCTTGATATGAAAAACATGGCAGTTCGCAACAACGGCGGTGGTTTTTACAATCATAATTTATATTGGACCGTTATGACTCCAAATGGAGGCGGACTTCCAACAGGTGATTTATTAGCTGCAATTGAAGCTGCTTTCGGAAGTTTTGAAGAATTTAAAGCTAGTTTCAGTAAAGCTGGTGCTACACAATTTGGTTCAGGATGGGCTTGGTTGTGTGTGCATAAAGGCGGAAAACTTGACGTTTGCGGAACTCCAAATCAAGACAATCCATTAATGCCTGAAGTAGGTTGTGGTGGAACTCCAATTTTAGGAATGGACGTTTGGGAACATGCTTACTATTTACATTATCAAAATAGAAGACCTGATTATATTGAAGCTTTTTTCAACGTAATCAACTGGACTGAGGTAGCTAGAAGATATGCTTTAGAGAAATAA
- a CDS encoding amidophosphoribosyltransferase, giving the protein MSDALQHECGIALIRLLKPLEFYKEKYGTAFYGIQKMYLLMEKQHNRGQDGAGFASIKMDVEPGERYISRVRSNHAQPIQDVFAQINDRINEEMTAHPEYADDIPQLKANIPYVGELFLGHVRYGTFGKNSIESVHPFLRQSNWMHRNLILAGNFNMTNVKELFENLVELGQHPKEMADTVTVMEKIGHFLDKEVMQLYQDCKIEGLSKREASPVIAERLDIAKILRRSSKNLDGGYAMAGLLGHGDSFVFRDPAGIRPAYFYQDDEVVVVASERPVIQTVFNVPFEKVQEIDPGKALIIKKNGTVSMEEILPPAVKKACSFERIYFSRGSDAEIYQERKNLGKLILPAVLESIDEDTDNTVFSYIPNTAETSFYGLVEAAQDFLNQRKNNYILENRNSLTKETLQELLTVKIRTEKVAIKDAKLRTFITEDSSRDDLVAHVYDVTYGVIKPTDNLVIIDDSIVRGTTLKMSIIKMMDRLKPKRIVIVSSAPQIRYPDCYGIDMAKLEGLVAFKAALELLKERNLYHIVDEVYAKCKAQENFKDHEVVNYVTAIYEPFHPQEVSNKIAEMLSSPEINAEVKIIFQTVEDLHTACPKNLGDWYFTGDYPTPGGNRVVNRAFMNFYEGKDARAY; this is encoded by the coding sequence ATGAGCGACGCTTTACAACACGAATGTGGAATAGCCTTAATTAGACTACTTAAACCGCTTGAATTCTATAAAGAAAAATATGGAACTGCTTTCTACGGAATACAAAAAATGTATTTACTTATGGAAAAGCAACACAATCGTGGACAAGACGGTGCAGGTTTTGCCAGCATAAAAATGGATGTAGAACCTGGAGAACGATACATAAGTCGTGTGCGATCCAATCACGCGCAGCCTATCCAAGATGTTTTTGCTCAGATAAATGATAGAATCAACGAGGAAATGACGGCACATCCCGAATATGCGGATGATATACCACAACTAAAAGCGAATATTCCTTATGTAGGAGAGTTGTTTTTGGGGCATGTACGTTACGGAACATTTGGAAAAAATAGTATCGAAAGTGTTCATCCTTTTTTACGCCAAAGCAACTGGATGCACAGAAATTTGATATTGGCCGGAAATTTCAATATGACCAATGTAAAAGAACTTTTTGAAAATCTGGTAGAACTGGGACAGCATCCAAAAGAAATGGCGGATACCGTTACTGTAATGGAAAAAATTGGGCATTTTCTTGACAAAGAAGTAATGCAATTGTATCAAGATTGCAAGATTGAAGGTTTGTCTAAAAGAGAAGCTTCTCCTGTAATTGCAGAACGTTTAGATATTGCTAAAATTTTGAGACGTTCTTCTAAAAATTTAGATGGAGGTTACGCAATGGCGGGACTTTTGGGACACGGAGATTCATTTGTATTTAGAGACCCGGCCGGAATTCGTCCAGCCTATTTTTATCAGGATGATGAAGTTGTGGTTGTAGCATCAGAAAGACCGGTGATTCAGACTGTTTTTAATGTTCCTTTCGAAAAAGTACAAGAAATTGATCCGGGGAAAGCCTTAATAATAAAGAAAAACGGAACTGTTTCTATGGAAGAAATTCTTCCACCTGCGGTTAAAAAAGCATGTTCTTTTGAACGAATTTATTTTTCAAGAGGAAGTGACGCTGAGATTTATCAAGAAAGAAAAAATCTTGGAAAATTAATTTTACCGGCAGTTTTAGAATCGATTGATGAAGATACGGACAACACGGTTTTTTCTTATATTCCAAATACAGCCGAAACTTCTTTCTACGGATTGGTTGAAGCAGCACAAGATTTTTTAAATCAAAGAAAAAATAATTATATTCTTGAAAACAGAAATTCGTTAACCAAAGAAACGTTACAAGAATTACTGACCGTAAAAATACGTACGGAGAAAGTGGCTATTAAAGATGCAAAACTCAGAACCTTTATTACAGAGGACAGCAGCCGTGATGACTTAGTAGCTCACGTATATGATGTTACTTATGGTGTCATTAAACCTACGGATAATCTAGTAATTATAGATGATAGTATTGTGCGCGGAACGACATTGAAAATGAGTATTATCAAAATGATGGACCGATTGAAACCAAAACGAATTGTTATTGTTTCTTCGGCACCACAAATTCGTTATCCGGATTGTTACGGAATTGATATGGCAAAACTAGAAGGCTTGGTTGCATTTAAAGCCGCTTTAGAATTGCTTAAAGAAAGGAATTTATATCATATTGTTGATGAAGTATATGCTAAATGTAAAGCACAGGAAAATTTCAAAGATCATGAAGTAGTGAATTATGTAACGGCAATTTACGAGCCGTTTCATCCACAGGAAGTTTCAAACAAAATTGCAGAGATGTTAAGCTCACCAGAAATTAATGCCGAAGTAAAAATAATATTCCAAACTGTTGAAGATTTACATACTGCCTGTCCTAAAAATTTAGGCGATTGGTACTTCACTGGCGACTATCCTACGCCAGGAGGAAACCGAGTTGTAAACCGAGCATTCATGAATTTTTATGAAGGAAAAGACGCCCGAGCGTACTAA
- a CDS encoding PfkB family carbohydrate kinase has translation MNKLLIVGTVAFDAIETPFGKTDKILGGAGTYIGLSASFFNLQSAIVSVVGDDFPQEYLDLLTARNIDISGLEVVKGGKTFFWSGLYHNDLNSRDTLATELNVLADFQPKVPQNYKDADVVMLGNLHPLVQSSVLDQMESKPKLVVLDTMNFWMDCALPELLDVIKRVDVITINDEEARQLSGEYSLVKAAAIIHEMGPKYVVIKKGEHGALLFHDKQIFFAPALPLEEVFDPTGAGDTFAGGFAGFITQSENVSFENMKNAIIYGSNLASFCVEKFGTERMIDLEQQEVQSRLKQFKSLTQFDIEI, from the coding sequence ATGAACAAATTATTGATTGTTGGAACCGTAGCTTTCGACGCAATTGAAACCCCTTTTGGTAAAACAGATAAAATTTTAGGTGGTGCCGGTACGTATATCGGACTTTCAGCTTCTTTTTTTAATTTACAATCTGCCATAGTTTCTGTAGTAGGCGATGATTTTCCACAAGAATATTTAGATTTATTAACAGCAAGAAATATTGATATTTCAGGACTTGAAGTTGTAAAAGGAGGGAAAACTTTCTTTTGGAGCGGTTTGTACCACAATGACTTGAATTCAAGAGATACATTGGCAACAGAACTTAATGTTTTGGCTGATTTTCAACCAAAAGTACCTCAGAATTACAAAGATGCTGATGTAGTTATGTTAGGAAACTTGCATCCATTGGTACAAAGCAGTGTTTTGGATCAAATGGAGAGTAAGCCAAAATTAGTGGTTCTTGATACAATGAATTTTTGGATGGACTGTGCATTACCGGAATTGTTGGATGTGATTAAACGTGTAGACGTAATTACGATTAATGATGAGGAAGCACGACAACTTTCAGGAGAATATTCGTTAGTTAAAGCGGCAGCGATAATTCATGAAATGGGACCTAAATATGTAGTAATTAAAAAAGGAGAACATGGAGCATTATTGTTTCATGATAAACAAATCTTTTTTGCACCAGCATTACCATTAGAAGAAGTTTTTGATCCAACAGGTGCCGGAGATACTTTTGCAGGTGGATTTGCAGGGTTTATTACACAAAGTGAAAATGTATCTTTCGAGAACATGAAAAATGCAATTATATATGGTTCTAATTTAGCTTCTTTTTGTGTAGAGAAATTTGGAACAGAACGAATGATTGATTTAGAACAACAAGAAGTACAGTCAAGGTTGAAACAATTTAAGTCTTTGACTCAGTTTGACATAGAAATATAA
- the rnhA gene encoding ribonuclease HI, which yields MEHDVHIYTDGAAKGNPGPGGYGVVMEWVGKPYRKEFYEGFRFTTNNRMELLAVIVGLEKLKNSDTKVLVVSDSKYVVDSVVKKWVFGWEKKGFIDRKNPDLWKRFLIVYRKHKVDFKWIKGHNNHLQNERCDELAVMASAQKQLSIDSFYEKEEKKLL from the coding sequence TTGGAACACGACGTACATATTTATACCGATGGAGCGGCCAAAGGCAATCCCGGTCCCGGTGGCTACGGAGTAGTTATGGAGTGGGTTGGAAAGCCGTATCGGAAGGAATTTTATGAGGGTTTTCGTTTTACGACAAATAATAGGATGGAATTATTGGCCGTAATTGTAGGTCTGGAAAAGCTTAAAAATTCAGATACTAAAGTTCTGGTAGTTTCAGATTCTAAGTATGTTGTTGATTCTGTTGTAAAAAAATGGGTTTTTGGATGGGAAAAAAAAGGATTTATCGACAGAAAAAATCCGGATTTATGGAAACGTTTTTTAATAGTCTACAGAAAACATAAAGTAGATTTTAAATGGATAAAAGGACATAATAACCATCTTCAAAACGAAAGATGCGATGAGCTCGCCGTTATGGCTTCGGCTCAAAAGCAGCTTTCAATTGATTCCTTTTATGAAAAAGAAGAAAAAAAACTGCTCTAA
- the purN gene encoding phosphoribosylglycinamide formyltransferase, with the protein MKKIVVFASGSGTNAENIIKYFATTKIATVVAVFTNNANAKVIERAKNNSIPVEIFSKHDLNESKVLQKINAIQPDLIVLAGFLLKFPQNIVQAYPDKIINIHPALLPKYGGKGMYGMHIHHAVVENKEKETGITIHFVNENYDEGNIIFQQQVLLAATDSPEHVAEKIHELEQEFFPLVIEKLLTNNL; encoded by the coding sequence ATGAAAAAAATAGTCGTTTTTGCTTCTGGATCGGGTACTAATGCTGAAAATATTATAAAGTATTTTGCCACAACAAAGATAGCAACAGTTGTTGCTGTGTTCACTAATAATGCAAATGCAAAAGTTATTGAAAGGGCAAAAAATAATTCAATTCCTGTTGAGATTTTCTCAAAACACGATTTAAATGAAAGTAAAGTTTTACAAAAAATTAATGCAATTCAGCCTGATTTAATTGTTCTTGCCGGATTTTTATTGAAATTCCCTCAAAATATAGTACAAGCCTATCCTGATAAAATTATAAATATACATCCAGCATTGTTGCCAAAATATGGTGGAAAAGGAATGTATGGAATGCATATACATCATGCAGTTGTTGAAAATAAAGAGAAAGAAACCGGAATTACAATTCATTTTGTAAACGAAAATTATGACGAAGGAAATATTATATTTCAGCAACAAGTGCTTTTAGCAGCAACAGATTCTCCGGAACATGTTGCTGAAAAAATCCACGAATTGGAACAGGAATTTTTTCCTTTGGTTATAGAAAAACTGCTTACCAATAACTTATAG